A single genomic interval of Sceloporus undulatus isolate JIND9_A2432 ecotype Alabama chromosome 2, SceUnd_v1.1, whole genome shotgun sequence harbors:
- the LOC121922156 gene encoding G-protein coupled receptor 54-like: MCKFVNYLQQVTVQATCITLMAMSVDRCYATLYPLQSLRYRTPQVAMAVSIAIWIGSFILSLPMAVYHRTEVGYWYGLRTYCIEAFNSKSQERCFILYTFLAVYLLPLLTICLCYSIMLKRIGRPVVEPMDHDYQQVQHLSERSAAMRAKISKMVVVIVLLFTICWGPIQFYLLFQGFYLHFQANYETYKIKTWANCMSYANSSLNPIVYAFMGDSFRKSFKKAFPFLFRQRVQDNGGHSGSHNAEMKFVTEET; this comes from the exons ATGTGCAAATTTGTCAACTATTTGCAGCAG GTGACAGTACAGGCTACGTGTATCACTCTAATGGCTATGAGTGTGGACCGCTGCTATGCTACGCTATACCCACTGCAATCATTGCGGTATCGAACTCCGCAGGTTGCCATGGCTGTCAGCATTGCTATTTGGATTG GCTCCTTCATTCTCTCATTACCTATGGCTGTGTACCATCGCACTGAGGTTGGCTACTGGTATGGCTTGCGCACCTACTGTATTGAGGCCTTCAACAGTAAGAGCCAAGAGCGTTGTTTCATTCTATATACTTTCCTAGCTGTCTATCTGTTGCCCCTGCTCACAATATGCCTATGCTACTCCATCATGCTCAAGCGCATTGGTCGACCTGTGGTGGAACCCATGGACCACGATTACCAG CAGGTGCAACATCTGTCTGAACGTTCAGCTGCCATGAGAGCCAAGATTTCCAAGATGGTGGTAGTGATTGTGCTGCTGTTCACCATTTGCTGGGGTCCTATCCAGTTCTACTTGCTCTTTCAGGGCTTCTATCTGCATTTCCAGGCCAACTATGAGACCTATAAGATCAAGACATGGGCCAATTGCATGTCATATGCCAATTCTTCTCTCAACCCTATTGTTTATGCGTTCATGGGAGATAGTTTTCGCAAGTCTTTCAAGAAAGCCTTCCCTTTCTTGTTCCGTCAACGTGTCCAAGACAATGGTGGGCACTCAGGCTCCCACAATGCAGAAATGAAGTTTGTCACTGAAGAGACCTAA